The following nucleotide sequence is from Acidimicrobiia bacterium.
TGACAGCAGTCGGTTTGGCGGCCTTGGTCGGTCTGGTCAACGGGATCATCATCGGTGGACTGAAGCTCAACGCCCTGATCGTAACCCTGGCCGTAGGTCAGGTCGTAACCGGGATCGTCAACCGGTATCACAAGACATTCGCGATCCAGAGTTCCATACCACCGGCGCTCTCCGACTGGATGACTGTCCGCTTCCTCGGGATCTCAAGACCCTTCTGGATAGGGGTCGCCCTAACCGCATTGCTCATCTTCGCGTTTCGGTACACCACCGTAGGCCGGAGATTTCAGGTGGTCGGAGCCAATCCGGTGGCGTCTCTGGTCAGCGGGCTAAGGGTGAACCTGAATCAGATATCTGCCTATGTGGTCGCCGCAATACTCTATGCCATCGCCGGCGTTCTATTTGCCGCACTCCTCCGCAACCCCGGCGTCACTATCGGGGCGCCCTATCTACTCGGCCCGATTGCCGCCGTTGTGATTGGCGGGGCCTCGCTGACCGGTGGCTTGGCCAGCCCGCTGTCTACGTGGGCGGCAGCCTTCTTCCTGGCCGGCCTCAATCAGATGATGAGGGTTATGGGTCTCCCGACCGCTCTCCAGTTCGTTGTATTCGGCCTGGTCATCATCGGTGGCATGTTGGTTTCGGGCGATCGGATCATCAAAGGCGTGGAGCAAGTACTCCGCGAGCGGCGACGACCAAACCGCATCGAGAAACAGAAAATGAAGAGCTCAATCGACGGGTCCGGTTGAGGCAAGAGTCTTCGCACAACGAGCCCTTATACAACGCGAACCAACAAATGACATGAGGAAGTTTGGCCATGCAACTCAGATGGAGGAAAAGATGAAAGCAACAAGAATGGCTGGGTTCGTCGTCATTTTGGCGATGATCCTGGCGGCCTGTTCCGGCGACTCCGGGACTACGACAACGGAAGCGGCTGCGACGCCGACCACCATTGGCGCCACGCCAACAACCCAGGGCGATACGACAACAACGGTGGGCAGCACGGACACAACAGTTGCCACTGGCGATAATCCACTCGCCGAGTTTGGCGAGAGCACTGCTGCTGATCCTGCACTCGTGTTGAAGGCCATGGGTCCGATCGACGCTCCGGTAGGCGATCCTGCCTATGACATCATCCTGGCAGCCATCGCTCGGGCGAATCAAGATCTCGACCAGGCCACGATCGACAAAGCCCTCGAGTGTTGGAACGCGCCGGAGTGCGACACCGGTAGTGGTGGAGACCTCATCATGGGCTTTGCC
It contains:
- a CDS encoding ABC transporter permease is translated as MKTTRAPSSALTSFVVASRYMPVYLALIVLVVVASIWAPATLTNAGLSAIALFGTYLAITALGQMLVIMAGGIDLSVPGTFTLGAIIMVGVGQQANERIWIAILTAVGLAALVGLVNGIIIGGLKLNALIVTLAVGQVVTGIVNRYHKTFAIQSSIPPALSDWMTVRFLGISRPFWIGVALTALLIFAFRYTTVGRRFQVVGANPVASLVSGLRVNLNQISAYVVAAILYAIAGVLFAALLRNPGVTIGAPYLLGPIAAVVIGGASLTGGLASPLSTWAAAFFLAGLNQMMRVMGLPTALQFVVFGLVIIGGMLVSGDRIIKGVEQVLRERRRPNRIEKQKMKSSIDGSG